The genomic region TGTAAAATGCATTGAAATATTAATGCAACATGTCTGTCGTTTGCAACTTAAGGCCGAGATCAGCGGttgtaaatgttatttattttttgctcattcatttatttatttatttattttccgtGGCATGAATAGAAAACTGTTTAATTTTTGATTTAAGAGGCCTGAACAGGTAAaactgtggttttgttttgttttgttaaatacaaaagaaagttgaaataacagttttaaaaatgcttgcttaatttttttctgtgtaataCTTTATACTTACTATTGTTaaaggaaaatgtgttttctatcctttttcactacatccatgaatcttctctgtgatcTTCCTCCTGCCTcacagctccatcttcaacgtccactatccctcctcttgCACATCACACCACACCATCTTAGCCTTACATCTCTAACTTTCTTTCCTAATTTTCTCTTTCAGGAGATTTTGGGACCAAGAATTAGTCCTAAAGTCCTACATTATCTTGTGACCCCCTTATATTACGTTTGCAATTTCTGTTTAGCGACCTAAAGTCCAATCACTGGAAATAACCGGTTATGGCTTTGTGTGTTGAAATTTTCTAACCAAATAAAGCAGCATGTTTAAGAAACATCTTGCTTCTGTGCTTACACTGATTGCACTTAATTTAACCCCTAAAATCAAACTTTGACTGTTTAAATAATCACACCCAGCTGTCACCTTTCACACTCTGATTAAATCTTACCTTTTATTATCCTTAAGCAGAGCATTTGCCAGCGGAGTTCATGACAGTATTGATTAGCTGCTTATAGAACTTTGTACAATTTTATACGATTATTTTACAGAAGAGGaatattttctctaatctcccAGTGGCTTGGTGATACAGCAGACTAACGTCCtcatcatttgtttttgtaattattttcatGTATTATAATGTATGAGACTTTTCTTCATGCAATCAGAGAACTCAAAGCCTCGTAACTTTCGTATGATATCAAGATTGTGATGTTTTTCTACAGAGCTGACGTCAAGTCTGATTTCAAGCTTTAATTTCAAACTAACCAAATTCAAGTGAGCCCTAAACTCAAATTCTAACCTTTAAACCACCCCAAAAGAGCATTTTTTAGACGCTTCCCATAATGAAAACACTCAGTTACAAGGACTAAAGCTCTTAGGTTCTCTTAGTagtagctctcacacacacagaaagcacTTCCTGACAGCTGTCACTCCCATTGGCCACCAAACCGTCTCCCCCTCTCTGCCCGACAACATCCAGGCGTTTCCCTGTCAGACAACATATGCCACTGCATTTCTCCTGCTCCGAGCTGCCTGACATTATCTACTCCCAGTCCCTGTGGCCAGCACCAGCTCTCAGCCCTCTTGCTGGTGGCTCTGCGAACATGATCTCTGATGTCTCTCAGGCAGCAAACTGATGCTGTCACTGCACCAAGATTCAACACGACCCGCTGACAAACACATTGTGACAaggacacacaggcacacacagtgTACACGCAGACGCACAGTTGTGCTCATGTCTCGTCAATATGCTGCACAAGAGTCAGTGCAAGTAATGCCTTTATTCAGCTGTTATTTTCTCCTCTGTCAGATCAGGTCAGCGCCACATACGCCCCGACACAAAAATATGCTTTGATGTACGTTTGTGGATTTTTAtaattgacacacacacacacacaaaagaagagCTGCTGAAAGTTGCATGAGGAGTTTGAGTTTAAATCTAAGAGATCTGCTGtaactgtgtttttataaaACCATCACAAAGGTGGATGATGGGGAGAAAGGTTTAATTCATTAGCAGTCGTCGTGATTTCTTTGCTGTGAGTTGTACACACAGACAGCATATAAAGGAAGTCTCACTGCAAATAGGAGAAAGTTACTTGTTAAAAAGTGTAGAAGAAGTAAGGTGTAAAGCCACTTATCCAAGAGCCAATAAGTAAACAAAAGTGGCTTTCAACTCCTTCATTTGTTGACGTTGTCTGCCACCTGCTGGTAGAAGTGATACACTGCAGCAAGAATGAGACCAATTGTTATTtagttttgtcattttgtttattaaagaGCAGAAGAAATGCGTTGTactttatttgaatatatattgtGCAAACTAGAAGAAAAGAGCTGAGTTAAACTGTGCTGAGAAGAAACGTGACACTGTGACGTGATTCTGAGGTGAGGCTTCTGAATGAAGATGCTATGtgatggagaaaaaaaccccaacgcCATCGGCATTAACCAACTTTATTTGAATTTTACAGTCAGACAAAAATTGTTGATCTGTCGAAAATATAAATTCTGAACCAACGTAATAACTATGAAACATGTTTACATAGTCACAAAAATGAACCCAGCGAGAGCTCAACTGTAAGCTGGAGGTTTGCATAAGAGTTCAGACTTGCGTAAATATCTCTCTCTCAGTGCTTCCTGTCTCTTCATGCCAAACAGGAGTTACAGTTACAGGGTCGTTGCAAAACACAGGCTCAGTGATACTTGCTGCGGGAGCATCACACCCTGCTgaccctgacctctgacctcaaacGTGACGAAAATTCAacatgtttttaacatgttctgCTACTACAAATATCAAATACTTTTAATTGTTGAAATCCGACTCatagcaaacaaacaaagaccaTTAAATAAAACTATCATTTACAATATTtatcaaaaagaagaaaaatctcTCCACACAGATTAAAGTCAGTGCTTTCATAATTATGGATTCTTAAGATCTCCCAAGAATCCATAAGTTGATGGCTTTTAGTTAAGTGCATAGACTACGTCTCTATGGGATATGAATGCACTGAGAAGGAGGAACTGAAATGTAAACATACTAAAATCTGcaaacaatgaaacacatgaaaacaactGGAGACTGAGGTGAGTTTTAGATCAGTAGAAACGCTCATCGCTACAAGTTCTACttctaaaagaaataaatcacagcattaAATGGCTACATCACTAGCACAATCCCAAAAGAAGTGCAGATGTCTGCGCTCTAATTGAAAACATAAGGGCAAATTGTtgcatttaaattttaaacttggatttaaaataaaaataaaaacatggcaGCACTTTTCATTGTTCACTGGTTGTTCTGAGACCCTTTTTAAAGACTGGCTTCGATGACGAGCGTGACTGTAGATTCATTTTTCACATCAATCCTGGACCTAAAGTTTGGAAAATGGCCAAAGACCTTTCATTAACAAAATACAAGATAAACACTAGGGTCCCGTTTCTGGTTGTGCTGTTTCACTGGTCAAAAAGATTCTGCTGAAGTTACTGTAAACTACAACGGAGCAGTTTGTTAACCTGAAGCAGAGCTAGAGGACTCTATGGCATTGCTGTGCTTGAAGCAATTGAATTAGATTTCTGACCTTAGGAAACATACTGATTCCAAACTGACAGGAAAAAATGCACTATTTCTATCTTAGGCCCTGGTCACACAGGGATAGTGACTGGTTGGGAACCACCTTGCAACCAtcagttgctagggaaaaatgggTTGCTTGTTGTTCTGGACATCTGCTAAAGCCTTAAAGCAGGGATGTCAAAGTCTTTTTACActgtgggccacatacagcccactttgatttTAAGTGGGCTGGACTGGTGAAACTACATGAGGAATGTGTAAAACTGGAGAAAAGGTTTGGGTAGGGTTCAAAATATAAAGTTttgaacactgtaaaaaatataaatatatattaaaatagcAGAGCCTTAAAGACCAGGCAGTGATTAACCCTGTCGGAGATTTTTAGTAGAGAAACCTGTGTGTTATTAATTTGAAGCTCCTACGTCTCCTCATTCTTGAGGTATCGCATTCACTGGTGTCCACGTCAGCAGCCGGGTGGCTGCTTGTTGATGTTGGTCATCAAAAAGGTGCTGCAACAAAAACCTTGTTATTGCTTTTGTCTCTCCATTGCTGTGATCCCCTGCAGTTTATACAGAAGATGTTGCAAACAGTCGCCAACTACTTGTCGAGTGTCAGTCAAACAACGAAAAGTGGGAATAGTGGGGTGCCGGTTTAGCTCACTGTGATGAGCAGGCACCCATATGCCGCATGGCTGAGAGCAGCCAGCCTGAGTTTGAATCTGACCTGTGGCCTGTGCCTTCCCTGCTCTCGCTCCTCTGCTTTCCTGTCATTCTTCACTGTACCCTTTCAAATAAAGCTGTAAAAAGGCCAAAAATATTTGAGAAGTGGAAAAAGTGCAAACTGGACAATGTAGAACATTTACCTTTAAAGTAAGAGTTGTGCCTTCTGAAATGTCTTGGTTAAAGTGGCAAGTTGACAAGTGCTAGCATACAAATCAACATTTTCAGTGTAAACAATAAGTGATAGCATTAATATGCTAATAACCAAAGCAATGACAAGAagatttttggtgcagcaccctcCTTGTGACACATCTCACTCAGCAACCTCCAGGAATGACTCACCAGCTGTTAGGGTACCAAGAGTCTGCCAGGGGTTTGCAAAagggtctctaggcctgtgtgactaaGGCCTTGGGTCAACACTTGCATTTTAAAAGAGAGTCCTCTGAATTTGCCCAGACCACTCTTGAGATGATGCATAGTGACAAATAACTTTTGACCAAATGAAAACTGGCAAACTCAAAACGTCGACTCAAAAGCTGTTcgcagtttttaaattattattatcatttaaatTGTGGGCTGAAAACACAAGTGACACCATGTTATctgcaaaaaaaatcacatactCAACCaaggaaattaaaaaattaaaaaagaagacatttgtacatgaaacaaaacaacaaacttaaACTCGACACTGATATACAGCAGTTAAAAACACGTATTTgcatcacagctgttttattggAATTACGAGTTGTAAGATTTGGTATGTTGTATTGCTCTGCAAGGATCTACTTTTTGTAACCAAAAACAAGCAGATATCTGGGCCTTAAGCCAAGAGAACATCTGTTTAGCCACATAGTTGTGGCTCTACATTTAATTTCCACCTGGCTGTGGTACTTCTACAACgctttcctgttgttttgtaCAATAATCCTGAACATTTGCCTCATTTTCaccaaataaaataatcaaaaataCATCATGTGCGTTTATTTAACTATCATATCTACACTCGTAACATGCTTAACACTTCAAATCAAACAATCAtaatacaaaatcaaacaaGTCCACCGCATTGCTTTGCATATATTGTGCATATTCCAGAGCCTCTGTCCTCTCCAGGAGTTATGGCTAGTTCCTTTGAAGCACAGCAGGCCTCTCTTTTTTCAGCAGTTAGAACTTTGCAACCAAGAGAAGCACAATGTTTCGTTACGTTCCTTTATGCAGAGACCCTGAGGATGAAGTGGAGTGGCTGTTCATCTGCAAAAGACAAGTGTGAGTAACACTAGTTAGCACTAGCACAGGTTTTCAACTGGTTTGTTTTtgagggtggctgtagctcaggaggtagagcaggtcaactactgatcagaaggttggtggtgcGACTGGTCCAAGTTACTCTGATGCCTCCaatggagtatgaatgtgtgtgaatgttaggaAAAAAGCAcctaagcatagaaaaaagttgtataaagcgctttaaatgctcaggtagagtagaaaagctttATATAGGAACCAGTCCATAGTCCCTGCAATAAATCATTCATTATCTCAACTTCATTTTCATTAAATTCTGCCCACACCCCTCACCCCTGCAGTAGCTTTACCCACAGTTTGATAACCGGTGGGTCGGGTTTAGCCCTTTAGTTAAGACAAAGGTCTATGAGTGTCCTCAAAAAGATGGAAATGAGCGatgcacaaatgctgtataagATATGGAGAAatagaaatttttaaaaatcttttacaAAGTCATGTTTCTCCAGTATTGTTTTACACCTCACATACAACTGTTGTCTGGCTTAGAAATCCTCAACCCTGAAGACAGACAGTGCCCATCACTCGTGTTCAAAAAGTTGCCCACACATTACTCTAGGGGGAATAGGAGAAAGCAAGAACAGTTGTAGGTAGCATCAGGGTAGGCCTGACTGACAGGCTGATGACACACCATATGGAGATGCTGTGCGAATTTTACCCTGAGGGGGAcaacaatgtttttttattatttgtttgccTCATCCCTGTCAGCTTCTGTTACGGAAACGAGAAGGAAGAGACAGCCAGGTTGTGGGAGCTGACAGCCACGCACGTAGATACAAGACAATACGCAGACGCACGTGTGCGCAGAAATGACAGACACAGACGAGGTACAGACACAGAGCAGGAACACACAGTTGGTAAAGACATACTGTACACGAGGTGAGCAGGGACTTTATGCTGTACTTCACTCTGGAAAGTGAAATAACTGATTTGCAGATCTACGGTTAACTGGCTTGAGTTACCTTTTAGATGAAACTGTAGTTAAGGTTTGAACTGTGATACAAATATAAAGAGAAACACTACCCTGCACCAGATAACTGACaggattttaaaaacatgttctaTGTAAAGTTAATCAATAATGATGTAAAGGTAGGCTTGTGTTTTCAGATATAATTGGTTTGGAGCACAAAATgctattttttcaatttttaaacCATAATTATTTATATACTTTATAAGTATATATCCACCAACCTAGTCAAATAACCAATTATGACCATCAATGATTAGAAAAGtcttaaagattttaaaatgaaggatgcaaagattattttaattcaCAATTCTTTTTGCCTGAAATACAAATCTAGAAATTATCAGTAAAATCAAAAACATACCTGTTTGGAAGCTTCAGACGAGGAATGGACTTCATTTCCAAAGTTTCCATTTAACTGCATCGTTGCTGTGAAAGTAGAAAGTAGTGAAAGAGCATTGAAACATCTGTTTCTCATTCTGAAAGCAGTAGATTTTTATAATAGTTGGCAACTATACATCAACCATTAAAAAACGTTAGACAGTGTGTAAGGCCTCcatctaaaccaggggtgggggaactccaggcctcaagggccagtgtcctgcaggttttagatatcacctgaatcacatgattagttcattaccaggcctctggagaacatgGAGACATactgaggaggtaatttaaccatttaaattagctctgttggatcaaggacacatctaaaacctgcaggacaccggcactcgaatCCAGGAGCTCCCCACCCCTGATCTAAACAGTACTCATTCTTTGATCATTTACAGCAAATAAAGCAGAAAGCAAAGCTTCCTCCTTACCCTGTGAAACAAGCCTGGGATCAACAAAGCCCCAGTGCTGATAGAGAGCTGCCAGATCATGTGGACTGTAGTTTTTCAGGAGACTTAAAATATCGATGTCCGTTGGCGTTTCTCCTGTTGATTCACTCTTTCCCTGAGATATTCGGAGTGTATCTAAATATGCTTTGCTTCCGTGTAGCCCCCACATATTCATGGCAGCCCAGAGATCAGAAcctttgggacctgaagaaaAGTCACTTGAATGCCTGCGAGAGTGGAGCTTATCTGtgttagaagaagaagaattccCACTGCGATTTCTTGCCAGCATAAAACCCAAACCCTCCTGTGGGAAGTTCCCCTCCACAGTGCCTCTGTTGCCTCTTTGTTTTGGGCTGCTTGTAGGCTGCAAGCTCTGGAGACTCTTGCTGTTCACAATGCTGTTTGACGAAGTAGCTTGGGTGCTGGAGCCTTTAGATCCACCCTCCACTGTTCGGTTATGCTCCTTCTTTTGATTTTGGAGTCCAACCTTGCCACTAGACTGTGTCGCATCTGAAGGTCGTGAGTCCTTTGACTGATGCTTGGACTTCAGGGTGCCTGATTGATTCTTGTGGGACGACTGCttattgctgctgctgctgccatggtTTGTGACCCCGGGAGGCTGTGTGCGCTGCGTTCTTGGAGTAGGCAAAGCTGGACAGTCCTTGCCTTCGAGGAAGGGTGGCGGCCCTGTGCGTCTCCATTGAGAAGCACCTGCCTTTAAACTCTTGAGACTGTTAATGCTAGGTGCCCACTTGGGTgccatggtgctgctgccatccACCCTGTGGGCAACACGCTGATGGATCCACAGTACTTCTGGGTAGTTGGTGGTGTGGGAGCAGTATGGGCACTGATGTCTCACCAGGCCCTGTGTTTTTACTGAAAAACTAACATCAGTTATGGGTAAAGAAGAAAGATTGAGGAGGCTGCTAGCATCGCCAGTAGCATGTCCCTGCTCTTTGACCTCTGAGCCATTTGTCTTTTCCATTTTAATGTTTGACTCTACTAACTCCTGGCTTGGAGAACATGAATAAGGATTCCAGTATGGCTGACTGAGCAAGATGCTCCTGCTTCTGAGGTAGTCCATGTATCTTGAGGCTTTGGAACCACTTCTGCTTATGTCCAAATTGGTGCTCTGTTTGCTGTAGGAACTCAGGAAGTCCTGGTGCTGCGTGTGCAGGTGAGACCTGAGTAGCGCGGTGTCAACAGTGTGGAAATCACAGTGCTcgcagaaatatttttttttatctgcaggTAAAAACAGAAGGGGACATTCATAACAGATGAGGTCAGTTTTTTTACATATACAAAAAGACTGTATAATAAAGATAGAAGGATTACACATCTAgctaaggaagaaaaaaaacacccctaATTAGACAAAAAGCAAGAATTATGTATTGTGCTATTATTAAAtgtaaattgtatttatttattgaccATTATAAATCCAGATGCCAAAATATTAGCAAACAGCTAATATTGGCCCTATTAGCTTTATTTTATGATTATTGGTGCTGCCATGATGAGTATTGACAGTCATTGTGGTAAGTCAGACTGGTAGAACATAGCATCAGCATGTTTTAATAGTAATAAAGATATTTGTCATTAGTCTAAAGATATTGTACACAAATAGAAGCTGTTACATAAAACTTTCCATATTGATATTTTGTCCCACCCCTAACACACAATTAATAAATCTAAATCTGAATCTACAAATCCaaccaaaacagtttttttaagaTCTGTTAAGCCAATAAAACAATTATTAATGCTGAGATTTATATATTAGGAGTCCCTTAAAATATTAGGTAAGATAACCTTACTGCGTTTGTATTTTTACAGACATTCTTGTGTAAAAAAGGGCAATTACTGCTGCTGTAATTCATTTAGAAATTCGCTAGTGATCTCTCCTTTACACAATATATCGCCAATTTAACTCATTTTTGTACCAGAGTTGTAGTTTCATTTACCTTTCAGAAATCAGTTTGTATAAAATACAGCCCTTAATGGATGCTTTGATGCTTATAAATGGTAAAAGTACAAAACTGTTCTAAGCCTGATCAACGAATATAAACTCTTGTCTAAGCTCTGTCGTGGATAATGTATTATGGTGTGTTGTGGTGGATTCGGCTCACCTTCCTGGTCTAGGCTCTTGATGTTCTTCGTCTGTTTAGATGAGGAGTGAACATCTTTAACGTTTTTAGTCTGCAGTGCCTCATAAAATGCTTGACCAAGTCCATTCAGCAAAATAGAGTCCTTCTGGCTAATCTTTTTGTCACCACCTTTGTGATCAAGGCCTGCGTCACCCTTCTTCTTCTTAAGATTGGAGCCGGCTGTGTCATTtggctttctctttttctcttgctTCAAGGGGACGTACTCGCCTTTTTCTATGTCATATGCCACTTCCGCATCAGCTAATCTCTCCTCCCATCCCAGACATTTTTCTGTAGCCTCGACTAGCCGTCCTCTTGTAGCTAACTGCCATGACTGGTAACTACAAATTGGATCCAGCTCAGGAATTCGACTGCCCAGCTTCACTTCCTCAGGGCTTTCCCTGGGTCCAGCAGAAATGAGGTTCAGGCTTTCCAAAAACTGCCTCTTAGCATCTTGAACCTCGGAGGACTCCACATTTCCTTGTGTTGGGTTCTGCATCTGAGTGCGAGTGTGGTTCAGTTTATGCAACTTTTCGTGTATCTGCAGTGTCCTGCGGTCATTGAAGAAGTTACCGCAGCCTGCACAGAGCTCATAGAGGCACTCTTCATTCGTCAGTGATGCTGGGTCCTGAGGAACCCCGTTGATGGTGGCAGGCGGTTCGTTGCTTTTGCTGCCTCTTAGCTGGGCTTTCACTCGATGAATGCGCATGTGACTTTGGAGGAACCACGCTTGGCGAAAGCGCCGTCCACATATCCGGCAACCGTGATCCTGAGAGCCACGGTGCCTTTTCATGTGAGACTTGAGGAGTAATACCTGAGGGAAAACCTGGCCACAAATGGTGCAGGAAAAAGGTCCATCATCACCTCCATCGCTAATCTCGACACCATCTTTACCCTTAACTTTTTTCTTGGTTGTT from Pelmatolapia mariae isolate MD_Pm_ZW linkage group LG22, Pm_UMD_F_2, whole genome shotgun sequence harbors:
- the LOC135932974 gene encoding zinc finger protein 516-like, whose protein sequence is MTGGLGKVMETEEREDVSQKHTAKVEAEDEVTSCHTCGVCGRSFPLLSSLSQHMRRHTREKPYKCPYCEHRTAQKGSLKAHIRSHKLGLLSQNLSDREGDGDEGQKEDADITDPPELSSPPDKAHNINGKVKKKTTKKKVKGKDGVEISDGGDDGPFSCTICGQVFPQVLLLKSHMKRHRGSQDHGCRICGRRFRQAWFLQSHMRIHRVKAQLRGSKSNEPPATINGVPQDPASLTNEECLYELCAGCGNFFNDRRTLQIHEKLHKLNHTRTQMQNPTQGNVESSEVQDAKRQFLESLNLISAGPRESPEEVKLGSRIPELDPICSYQSWQLATRGRLVEATEKCLGWEERLADAEVAYDIEKGEYVPLKQEKKRKPNDTAGSNLKKKKGDAGLDHKGGDKKISQKDSILLNGLGQAFYEALQTKNVKDVHSSSKQTKNIKSLDQEDKKKYFCEHCDFHTVDTALLRSHLHTQHQDFLSSYSKQSTNLDISRSGSKASRYMDYLRSRSILLSQPYWNPYSCSPSQELVESNIKMEKTNGSEVKEQGHATGDASSLLNLSSLPITDVSFSVKTQGLVRHQCPYCSHTTNYPEVLWIHQRVAHRVDGSSTMAPKWAPSINSLKSLKAGASQWRRTGPPPFLEGKDCPALPTPRTQRTQPPGVTNHGSSSSNKQSSHKNQSGTLKSKHQSKDSRPSDATQSSGKVGLQNQKKEHNRTVEGGSKGSSTQATSSNSIVNSKSLQSLQPTSSPKQRGNRGTVEGNFPQEGLGFMLARNRSGNSSSSNTDKLHSRRHSSDFSSGPKGSDLWAAMNMWGLHGSKAYLDTLRISQGKSESTGETPTDIDILSLLKNYSPHDLAALYQHWGFVDPRLVSQATMQLNGNFGNEVHSSSEASKQMNSHSTSSSGSLHKGT